The following nucleotide sequence is from Triticum dicoccoides isolate Atlit2015 ecotype Zavitan chromosome 7B, WEW_v2.0, whole genome shotgun sequence.
CGTGTCTTGTGGTTTTGATGGCAGTGGAACCGACGACAACACTTGAGTGGGAATACAATGAGATGATGATGGTTGTTGGGACGAAAAACGAGTCTTCAAGTAATCCAATGATGGGCCTCTTAGCGTCAACTCGTTCCTTGGTATGCTTGGACCACCAGTCTTGGGTTCACTGCCAGGATGAAGTGGAGGCATACAACGTCTAATGTCCTCCCGGACCCGTAAAAGTTCATCGAAGAGCTTGTTGAGATCTTCAagactcagatcttcttccctggagAAGATTAAATTTGTTACAATACCTGGGTTCTCGTCTCGTATATTTTTGATACGCTCGAGGGAGAGTTTTGCTCTCTTCTCATATGTCACACTTTCCATGTCCAACCGAGCCACCTCCCTCTGCAGCATTTTAATGCTAGCATTCGTTGCCTCATCAGCCAACGGCTCCACAAGTGGACCTCCTGAAAAGAAAGAGTCAACTATGGGTGCCGCTGATGGCGTCCCAAATGAGTGCATTATTCCGGACTCCATCTCTAGGACGACAGCAACCCTCACGCCCGTGAGGACAGAGAGGTCACATGCCATCTTGTACAAGCCATCACGCCTCTTGGAGAAGGTGATGCCACGTTCCTTTTTGTCCTCAATGAAACAAATACCCTCCCTCTTCTCTCTCCTCGGCATATTAAGTTAGAAAACTCGAGGACTTATTACTAGAAAAGGTAAGCTACAAGGATGTACCAATAGGTAGATGCTTACGAGTGTTGTTGGCTAACTATGGGTGATTGTGAGATATGAGGAGATGAACTCCCTTTATATATACGAAAAGGGTTGTAAAAAATATTGTTTAGCTCACTCCTTAT
It contains:
- the LOC119339194 gene encoding pheromone receptor transcription activator-like, with amino-acid sequence MPRREKREGICFIEDKKERGITFSKRRDGLYKMACDLSVLTGVRVAVVLEMESGIMHSFGTPSAAPIVDSFFSGGPLVEPLADEATNASIKMLQREVARLDMESVTYEKRAKLSLERIKNIRDENPGIVTNLIFSREEDLSLEDLNKLFDELLRVREDIRRCMPPLHPGSEPKTGGPSIPRNELTLRGPSLDYLKTRFSSQQPSSSHCIPTQVLSSVPLPSKPQDTMEPHFPMQVSLRSTPPALAPHLTSNLQPIVHQVPKIFQSAPPSLGSHWTSLAQPIPNLVQDLPPHLQNYPNSYSAMEPPLKNTITNSTIGSIVEAHPQLFYSNGNEFSIGKSSSNGTLAYASSNQPHYNGNLGMEAYLGYNGNNVGQYNMDYDEFVNAPLQSSNGNDDYVHSWFEGLL